caaagttgttttaatataaagttgatTCCGTAATAAACATAAGCATATagttgaaacaaatattttgcgagaggaaatttaaaatattaaaaattaaacaaaagttgcTTGCCATACAAGTGATcccaattattttaaaagcgtTTGTCCGCTTTACTATACCGTGCAAATACTTTGGTAGTGCcgtgtttgttaaaattttagaaatttcttgtttttttccgcctataataaaaaatattctaaatattGTGGGTAATATTCTCTAATATTGCGGCGTATATACGTTGTAGTGTCGTAACGTTCGTAGTCACCTCGCATGGCAGAATTTGCGGGGTGGGCTACACTATAAACATCAGAAGAGATACAATCCAAATggatgtgttttaaaccaaattttttGATCAAATTGTTCAGGTTTTAAGTAAAGCATTGACGTTGTAACGTCatggatgacatcacaatcgaCGCAAGAAGACAGGAACTTCTTGAAGCGAGATTCCTCGGAAATTCTAAAGTGAGGAATATTATGTTGATTATTGTTGCAGGTTGCAAAAGTTGTTTCAGTCATTTTGGTAtcgaataaaaaaatccctaCCCTGGAAGTCTATTTTGCCAGCACACTGGTTTACCCCAGAGGTGTTTGGCTTGCcgatggtaactcataagcaggcacaaagtgtataaaacagaacacccgtgttataacgactgttgttgccccgccatgcgaggataaataagttacatacgtggtaacttctaagcgggcacagggtgtatgaaacagaacacctgtgttataacgactgttgttgccccgccatgcaaggataaataagttacatacgtggtaactcaaaagcaggcacgaggtgtatgaaacagaacacccgtgttataacgactgtcattgcccggcTATGTCAGAATACACGCTTTACACTCTTTCATCCTCTTATGATCGCCGTGTAAaccatgtgtttatacaaaaGAATGCTGTGTTGTAACtaatcgacagtgagcatgaggttatCCATTACCCCCCGCAGGTTCACAGCGGGTCAGAATCGGGAAGTTCATTTGGAGCGGGGCCGAGTAGCGATCGGGAAAACGATAGTTTGGGGGGTTACCCTAGTACCCCCGAGAACCAGGAGAGGGGTGACGTGAGGAAGTCAAGGAAACGAAAAGGTGGGGTTTGTATTGAGGGGTCATGGGATACATGTAGGTTGTTACATACCCAACAAAGTTATTGTTGCAATATTTCATCTGGGCTTCATACACGGGGTGTCTGcatcaaacctgttttaagtttaaaactggatgttaaaatattttaaatacccaTGTCAAAAGTTTGGGTAGCATGTCACTCCAGATAAGTTATCATATGATCACTCACGCAGGTGAAAGCATGAATCACGTGATAAGTTATCATATGATCACTCACGCAGGTGAAAGTATGAATCACGTGATAAGTTATCATATGATCACTCACGTGATAAGTTATCATATGATCACTCACGCATAAGTTATCATATCAGTTATCAACTCACGTTATCATATGATCACTCACGTGATAAGTTATCATATGATCACTCACGCAGGTGAAAGTATGGATCACAACAACAAGAAAGTTGGAACAAACTCGGCAAACATCAAGAAAATCAACGAATATTTTGAACCAACTACGAGCCCCGCCCGAACCCTTGCCTCCCCATCACATgtatgtatgatgtcataataggagtgtattatgtcataataatgAAATAACATTAGATCCGATCCTCTCCTTCCTCACGCCATTCAACCAATTTAATGGATTTGTCCGGGTTCGTTCATTTACAACAGAAGCATAATATTGCTAAGGAATCaaggtgatgtcataatggtggttgtgatgtcatattggtgattgtgatgtcataatggtggttgtgatgtcataatggtggttgtgatgtcataatggtgattgtgatgtcataatggtgattgtgatgtcataatggtggttgGGATGTTACAATGGAGGTTGTGATATCATAAtgttggttgtgatgtcataatatatatatatatagacacaTACAAACTGAGTTACACGGCTCGGAGGTTGAACAAATGATTCAGATGAACAACGGGCAAGAATCAGAGAAGAATAAAAAGAGGGAAGAATTGATACGGGTGAGTACCTtgtgctcgctgtcgagttatacacctcatactcactgtcaagttacacATCTtgtgctcgctgtcaagtgtGGTTCTTTGTGctcaaacatagaaacaatattctCCTCAGTTAAACTCCGACCTTGAATATCGATTGAGGGAAACCACCCAACTTGCGCTTCAATATAAAACCCAACTTGCCCGGTGTTTACAAGTCAACCAGGAGTTGTTGGTGGAGAAGACAAAGTCCGAGAAATCATCTGCGCGCCGTCGAGCGATGGAAGGTCGGTTGAGGTTGGGTCAGTTCACGAGGCAAGGCACCGGGTACCAGGAGACGTGGGTGAACGGATGGGCGTTCACGGAGCTTGGGAGGTGGGTGTTGGGGGAACATTATGGTAAATTATGATTTTGTTTCCCATTCATTTTAATTCCCCCTTGATTGTTATGAAACCTTATTAATCCCGCATCATTGTTACTCAGCAAAAAGGAGCGaataaacaaagagaaggaaGATATTGAACGAGCACGTAAATCGTTGAGTAAGCGGAAACCTTCCAATAACTCAGCAAAAAATAAGCCGAGTCAGAACGACGGGGAGTTTGTAAAACCAAAGGTGACAGCCCTATAATGATAAGTTTGTGTGGTTTGCTAGGGAGGGAATAATACACAAGTAAGGTTTGTAAAAACTACCGCCTTGTTTGCACAGAAAGAAATGCAAGCGCCCTTTACAaagtttctattctatgtgggtgaggtcctgtagCACGCCATGTGCcttaggatttaggccacgattggcccatcaccccaacacccgtGGTGCTacttaaaagtaaattacCAATGTTTCCCACAATGCCTTGCAGGATGTAAAGGAAGTGATGTCAATGCAAGATTACCACGAGCGCGATGAGGTTTTACGTCAACGATTATCGGCGGTGAAGCGCGACGAGGTGGAGCTGCAAGTGGAGTTGGAGAAGTTGGAACGTGAGAGGAGTCTCCATATAAGGGAGTTGAAGAGAATATCTAACGAGGATAATTCAAGGTGGGGGTGTACAGGGGGGTGTGTGGAGGTGATTGTTTATCTGTATGGCAGGCAACTTAAACAAcctatcagtgaccactgggttagagcaattgccgataagtgtcttgcccaaggtatgcccacaatggtagcagtgtcgaGCCTTGTACCCATTACCTCTTGTTCCAATACAAACCTTTTAAACCTTGATATTCCACCCCAGGTTCAACGACAACCCTGTGCTCAACAAACAATATCTCTTCCTTACTTTACTGGGGAAGGGGGGGTTCAGTGAAGTTTATAAGGTGGGTTGTGTTGTTGTGTTTGACATCACGTACCATATGTtgcattatatttatatcacaGGGGTTTGATTTAGAAGCTCAGCGCTACGTTGCGGTCAAAATCCATCATTTAAATCGTGAGTGGCACGAACTTAAGAAGCTGGACTATGCACGTCATGCCAACCGTGAAGCGGAGATCCACCGCAGGGTCAACCATCCGCGGATAGTTAGTTTATACGATCGTTTCGAGGTTGACATCAACACGTGAGTGGTTGTGGTTGAGTTACCGGGGTGGGGTTTGAACTTGGTTTGTTCAGGTTTTGCACAGTGATGGAGTTCTGTGGAGGTAATGACCTTGACTTCTATTTGAAACAACATCGGTTGATGGGAGAAAAGGAAGCGAGAACCATTATCATGCAAGTCGTGTCCGCACTTGTTTACCTCAACTCACTTGAACGACCTGTTATACATTACGACCTTAAACCAGGTAACTATTATTATATTGGTTTGTTACTATATAAtgaccattatgacatcacaggcaACATATTGTTATGTAACGGCACCGTTTGTGGCGACATAAAGATAACGGACTTCGGGCTTTCCAAGCAATTTGATGAAGGTTTGAGTCCGATGGACGGGATGGACCTCACTTCGCAAGGATCCGGCACTTTCTGgtgggttgtgatgtcatcgtgatgtcattatgatgtcactgaCTGCTTTACCTATATTGTTACAGTGGTTTCCCACCGTCGTTGTGCTGTTTCTAATCATGCATTcagctatatatagtagtgttgTATGAACTGACATCACAgtaccattatgacatcacaggtacCTTCCCCCCGAATGCTTTGTTCGAGGCCCTGGTGGGAAACCCCCCAAGATCGACAACAAAGTTGATGTATGGTCGGTCGGGGTGATTTTCTACCAATGTTTGTATGGAAAGAAGGTGATTATATTATTTAGGGTCAAATCAGTCAGTGACTCTAATCTAtgtgtgtttgtgacgtaacaataaacgAGAGaatttgttcaaattattCCACGAAGAAAAATCGATAATCAACtttgattatactttctgcGTTCCACCCTCAGTATTGGagggaaaatattttacaatatttatattttcagccGTTTGGACATAACTTAACACAAGAGGCaatattgaaacaaaacaccatcTTGCGAGCAACTGAAGTTACGTTTCCCAACAAACCAACTGTTAGCGCTGAAGCTAAGGTAACATAGAAACCTTATTTCGGACATAGAAATAATgtaacaaacatagaaacattatttcggacatagaaacaatataccaAACCTAGATACATATCgaacataaaaacattatttcggtcatagaaacattatttcggacatagaaacattaaatcgaacatagaaacattatatcgaatatagaaacattatatcgGACATGGAAACATTATTTCggacatagaaacaatataccaAACATAGAAACCTTATATTTCCAGTCCTTCATCCGTTGTTGCCTTGGTTACCATAAAGAGGACCGAGCTGATGTTCTAGAACTTTCAAACCATGCTTACTTGAAACCTTCAAATAAACGATCTAACCCCACAACTTCGCAACCATCAtgatatatgatatctatgttgtaaGGTGGATATAATGATCGATCAGCGTCGCCTAGCCACCAATGTCTTGTTCTGGGAGCTTCGATTACGAGGCAATACACTGAAAATTTTCCAACACAGTGAGCCTTGGAAGGTATGGGAGCttccagttacgaggcacacactgaatagccaccacagtgagccttgaacctgggagcttcgagttacgaggcacacactgaatcgtagccaccacagtgagccttgaacctgggagcttcgagttacgaggcacacactgaatcgtagccaccacagtgagccttgaacctgggagcttccagttacgaggcacacactgaatcgtagccaccacagtgagccttgaacctgggagcttcgagttacgaggcacacactgaatcgtagccaccacagtgagccttgaacctgggagcttcgagttacgaggcacacactgaatcgtagccaccacagtgagccttgaacctgggagcttccagttacgaggcacacactgaatcgtagccaccacagtgagccttgaacctgggagcttccagttacgaggcacacactgaatcgtagccaccacagtgagccttgaacctgggagcctccagttacgaggcacacactgaatcgtagccaccacagtgagccttgaacctgggagcttCAAGACACAACACAAAAAAGTCTGGTTCTCATGGTTGCgcagttttttgcataagaataaagttgtctactgatgctaaattaacagttagtttgtgaaaattctctttaatttaaaagttatgaacgttaaaaaaatcaaatttcaaagttgtaaaaaatctcagttcattttaaactaatagaAAAACCAGTAACCAGGAAATAAACATTAGGTTTGGTATATGGATAgatgcagtgtttccagttttGCACAATGGTGTTGGTTTAAATGTGACATCAACTGCAAACCCTTCGTAAACATAACTGGAATCACTGCTGAATACAAAGTTGACGTCAGCATGGCCGGTTATTGTTATCGGGGGTGGG
The window above is part of the Ciona intestinalis unplaced genomic scaffold, KH HT000090.1, whole genome shotgun sequence genome. Proteins encoded here:
- the LOC100175426 gene encoding serine/threonine-protein kinase tousled-like 1-B, giving the protein MDDITIDARRQELLEARFLGNSKVHSGSESGSSFGAGPSSDRENDSLGGYPSTPENQERGDVRKSRKRKGESMDHNNKKVGTNSANIKKINEYFEPTTSPARTLASPSHIRSSPSSRHSTNLMDLSGFVHLQQKHNIAKESRHIQTELHGSEVEQMIQMNNGQESEKNKKREELIRLNSDLEYRLRETTQLALQYKTQLARCLQVNQELLVEKTKSEKSSARRRAMEGRLRLGQFTRQGTGYQETWVNGWAFTELGSKKERINKEKEDIERARKSLSKRKPSNNSAKNKPSQNDGEFVKPKDVKEVMSMQDYHERDEVLRQRLSAVKRDEVELQVELEKLERERSLHIRELKRISNEDNSRFNDNPVLNKQYLFLTLLGKGGFSEVYKGFDLEAQRYVAVKIHHLNREWHELKKLDYARHANREAEIHRRVNHPRIVSLYDRFEVDINTFCTVMEFCGGNDLDFYLKQHRLMGEKEARTIIMQVVSALVYLNSLERPVIHYDLKPGNILLCNGTVCGDIKITDFGLSKQFDEGLSPMDGMDLTSQGSGTFWYLPPECFVRGPGGKPPKIDNKVDVWSVGVIFYQCLYGKKPFGHNLTQEAILKQNTILRATEVTFPNKPTVSAEAKSFIRCCLGYHKEDRADVLELSNHAYLKPSNKRSNPTTSQPS